The nucleotide window ATATTAGATGTCACGTATACTGCTGCAAAGAACAAGTTTCTTCTACTCCATAACATTGTCCCATCGTAACCCCCTTCTAGTTTTATCTCCCTGTTCTCAGGGTATGCAATTAATACCTGCCACTTATCAGTGGAAAACCCTGTAGATTTTTCAGTTAGTTTTGCAATTTCTGGAGACCTTAAAGTTATATGATATAAAGGTATTTCATCTTCATATATTTTCTGTATAAACTTAATTGCATCTTGATAAGTATCGAAAAGGAAAAGTTTGCTGGTGTCGTTGGTATCTTCTCGTTTTAAGATTTTTAATTGGGTAACTATTCCAGTAGTGCCCTCAGCATGAGCAGCTATTTTAATATCTCCACCTTTTAGAGTAACGAGTTTTCCCTTAGGATTAACCATAGTCACTTCGATCACTTGATCCCAGTTAGGTCCATATTCATAAGATCCTATCCCCCAAGAACCTCCGCAAAAATAACCTCCAACAGTGGTTTTCTGATATATAGTGGGATATACTCTTGCATTAAAGGAAAATTTTGCACCGGCTTCTGCTTCCACATAATCCTCGTATTCCCTAATCTTGTTCATTTTAGTCATATCTACAATGAGTCCTCCCCTCAGGGGGATTAAACCTCCTACAGTACCGTAACCTGCACCTCTAGGTATAAGAGGGATGTGCATTTGCAGAGCGAACTCAACTATGCTCATAACTTCATCCTCGTTTTTAGGGAAAGCCACGGCGTCGGCTTTTAAAGAGGTATATTCGGATAAGAGTGGAGACACAAAACTCCAATCTTTACTCTTATCTTCAACTATTTTAGGATCTTGTGACACTTCTATGCCTTGTTTAGTTAGGTAAATAAAAACGCTCATTTATCACACTTTTACTTTTTAATAAATAAAAAATTTATTAGGATCTACTTGGATATTTTCCAAGATTTTAAACATCAGAATTAAACTTTGTCAATTCAATAAGAGCATCATCTTATGCTTCTTAAGGCTTTATAAGCAGACTTTCCTTAACGCCCTAAAGGGCGTTTGGTTCACCTCATCGATCAGGAGCTACATCTCTCATCTGAGGGGCAGTCGAGAGGCTCAGAGAACCCACTCCCATTCAAATTCACAACAGCGCCAACATCACGGTCGCCCTCATGACCGCATGAACATTTAAACCATCGTGTCCAGTTTCCACTATCCTCTGCCCACGCAATGACTTTGAGGAGTACCTAAGGTAGCCTAGGATGGGGAGTCTACCAACGCCAGCAATCCTAACAGCTATCCTATCTAAGTCCACGTTATAGCTTAACCAAGGTGTTAGCCAAACTGACTGTTTATACGCTCTAAGGAACCTACCTCTTCTCGGGTTATTATACCAACCCTTGTAGATTGATAATGCGTCTCTGTAACAGTCCTGAGCTACCTTTGAAGGGAGGTATGTTCACTCCTTAACTTTTTAGTATAACTCCTCGTGGACTTTTTCTAGTACTCCCTCCTCTTTCGGATCTTTTACGTTCTGTCTGAGCCAAAACAAGGTTTACCTTTAACGCTTTCACATAGTTATTAACAAGTACTAAGGAGGGAGTCTGATAAACCAACCTTTATAGAAACCGTGGATCTGATTGGGTTATCCCTCCTAGTCATTGAATTGTTGTTAGGAAAAAGGTTTCTATCATAGAAAAATTTTAAAGGATAAAAATTATTATAACATAATCTTTTCTGAATAAATTAACTTTACCTCTTTCTCTTTTAACCTATTTAAGAATATTTCAGAGTCAATTACTTTTTCAGGTGGTAAAACCCCTCTACCTTCTACTTTCATATCAACAGTAATTACCGGCGATATACCCGTAACGTATTGGGTACCGTCGAACTCACCTTTAGGACCAGATATGAATTCCATCGAGACTTCCTTATTTAAGTACTTAAAAATCACTTTACATGCTTCCATCTCATTAGGCTTTTCATTATTATAACCCAATAGCCCTTTACTCCTCAGGAGCTCTTTAAGATACCTCCTTGCTTTTATTCCCATGACCTCTGCGTCATCTCCGAACAATCTCGATAGAAACGCCACTTGTTCAAAACCTGTCCCACCTTCCATCCAATCTACGTATTTCACTCCTTCAAAGGAACTAGGAAAAGTGGCGAGTTCGCTGTGTATAGTTAGGTATACTTTAATCCTACCTATTGTGAAGTCAACCTCTTCGCTTTTTGAAAGCGGTTTATAATATTTGTATTCACCGTTTTCAAACACGGGTGCGTCCATAACCATTTCGTCCATCTGTGTATCTATGCTCCAGTCTATTTTCTCGCTATAATTTATCCATCCGTCCCTAAGATTTATTGCCTCTGGAGTCCCAAACCTGTTATAAATGTATTTTGCTATCACATTCGTAACACCTGGTTCTGCACCCATCCCAACGAGCGCTAAAAGCCCTTCCCTTTCAAACTCGTCGTTTAGTTCTAGTTGTTTCCTAGTCATCCAATATAACCCACCTAGGTCTATATAATTTACTCCTGCCTTTAACGACGCTTTCATAGCATTTAAGTTAAAGTAATACTGAGCCGAGTTTATTACATAATCACTGTTTTTTATCTTGTTGGCAATATCGTCTACGTTATTTAAATCACCGTAAATATAGTCCACTTCCTTATATGGTGGCCTTATTATATCTACAACATTTACCTCGTGTTTTCTCAGTAACTCTTTGGTTATAACCCTACCTATTAGCCCAGAACCCCCCAGTACGGAAACTTTCAACCTTACTCACTCTGGCGGTATCTCCTTAAAGACCAGATCCAGTTCTAGCCCTTTAGACCTATTGGCATAATAGGAGTAAATATATAACGCCGAGCCTAAACCGTAGATTATTGCTAATGACGCTAATGTAGGTAGGTTTATAGGTAAAAGTATTGGGTTTCCCCATGTTATATATAGTGCGTAAATTAGGAACGCAAAAGTAGGGACACCTATCCAAGTGACGAGCGGTATACCTAAGATCTTTCTCTTGATTGGTACTGCGTTATTGTATATGTTTTTCCTGTAATAGGGCATTAACGCTGCTGATATAGCAAATACTGCATAACTTATCTCAAATATTACTGTAACGTCAACTATTGAAATTACCGGGACGTAGGCGTAAAGTAAGACACCGATAAGCCCTACTATAGATACTAATAGAGTTGATTTTAAGGGTATGTGAAATCTCTCGTTTACGTCTGCCATCCATTCAGGCATTAACCTATCGAAAGACCATGCAAACAAATATCTTGTAAGCCCTACTATTAACGGTGGGTTACTGTAGAAATTAGGTAACCAGAAGGCTATGAACATAATAATATACAGCGGAATACTTTTATCTACGAGAAGGGCAAAGAAAGGTGTAAATGTACCAATTGAAGAAAGGCTATTGTAAACAGTATCATTTAGCCCGTTACAGCTTATATATCCCCAAGAGGTTAAGAACCTCTCACCAAATGCGTTTATATTTAACTGTGTAAATAAGATATAGTAAACTGCTATAATTAATATAGCTACTATAATAGAATAAAGGACGTTTATCCTTATATTTTTCATTTCACCTGCCCAAGAAGCTGGTAAATTATACCAAGTATAATAATACCAAATAACTGGGATCCCGAGTACAGCGGCTGTCACGGGGTTTGCCACGAACGATAAACCGTTTGAAGTGGAGTACGATATTACCTCTTGGTAAGCATTGTTTATCCCAGTAAAGGCAGAGAGGGAATTAGAGAACTCTGTAGGATTAATAGTATATAAGGCGTAGAACATTATTATCGTAGTAATTATACTTATTATCCCGCTAACTAACGTAAATTTCCAAACTGTTCTATTAGAAACGGATAATATTGCTGATATAGCTATTATTAACAATCCAACTATTACACTACCTGTAGTACTAGAGAAAAAGGAACCTAAATTCATAAGACCATTATTGTTCAAAAACATCCCCAGACCCGAGAATAGGTACGCAAACCACCTTGCACCTAAATAACTATACAACCCTAATGATAACGCAAATGCCACGAAGAGTGCAAAGTAGTTAACAAACCCTATTGATGGGTGTGTAGCCCTGCTGTTAAAAACGTAGTCACCTCCGGCCCTAGGCATTGAGACCCCTGCAAGATAAAATAGGAATGCCATAGATAGTGTAGGTACAAGTGTTATCAGGAACGCTAAAGTCCAATTTATACCAGGGGCTAACCAGAGCCATGATATTATTAATATGGGCACTCCTCCGGTTACTAGGGCAAAAGTAGCTAACATTGAAGACCAAGGACTTACTTCCCTAACGAGTCCTGAAGTTTCTCTTATGAAGACCCTTTTGCTTTCCATAGCATGTTAGTTGATAAACATTTAAAAAATATATCTAAGGAGACTAGTGATTCATATTTACTGTTATCAGGGGTAAAAATGATCAGTATTAAAGTAAGTTAAGCTTAACTTTCTCTATAGGTATAACCGATATCTTGAAAATTATTCAATAATAGGCGTACATATATCAATATTAAGTGAAATCTGGGTATAAGTTTTTACGTAAACTTAAACATGATCAACCAAATATTTATATACTTTTTCATGAATAGTAAATTGAGGTGGTTGAATTGAGACCTCAGATCTACGCGGAGAAAAAACTTAATTCAAGTCTATATTATTATTATCTATTTCTTTATATGTTAAAACCTAAACAATAGTAGTAGTCTCATTCTATCTTCTGGTGAACATTAATGTTATCACAGTACATAAGCAAGACTCCTAAATCTAAAGTTCTCTTCGAAGAGAACAAGGAATTTATGCCTTACGGAGTTAGCAGTAACTATAGGTATTTCGATCCGTATCCACTTTATCTTGTTAGAGGTAAAGGCAGTAAAGTATGGGATATTGACGGAAATGAATATACAGATTATAATTTAGGGTTTGGAGTACTAGAAGTAGGTCATGCAAATGAGAGAATAATAGAGGTAATAAGCGATACTATTAAGGACAGTTCAATAATGGGCTTTGAATACTATAAGACCGGTACCCTTGCTAAGATTATATGTCAGAGATATGGAATAGATATGGTGAGATTCTCTTCATCAGGTACTGAAGCTACCATGCACTCAATAAGGTTGGCAAGAGCATTTACAAAGCGAAAGAAAATAATTAAATTCGAGGGACATTATCATGGTAGTCATGACCAATTACTCGTTAATGTAAATCCTTTAAAAGTTGGAGGAAAAGTTCCATCTTCTAGCGGAATTCCGGACGAAGTAATACAGAACACTATTATAGTAGATTGGAATGACATAGATTCATTTGAGAAAGTGGCAAAAGAAGACATTGCTGCAGTTATAATGGAACCAGTTGCGATGAATATGGGTTTAATACCTACCGATAAAGAATTTATGAAATCGGTATTCGAACTATCTAAGGATAAAGGTTTCTTGGTGATCTTCGACGAAACAAAGACCGGCGGAAAGTTTTATAACGGTGCAGCGGGATATTTCGGGGTTAAACCAGATATCATTATCCTAGGTAAAGCGATAGCTGGAGGGCTCCCGCTTTCCGTAATAGGTGGAAAAAGAGAAATAATGGAACTAATAGGGCCCGGGAAAGTAGCACACGGAGGGACTTTTAATGCTAATACTTTATCTGTTAACGCCTCAATAGTGACTTTAAGAGAACTCCTGACCGAGTCAGCATTTTACCAATTGCATAGACTAAGTGATATGTTAGAGATAGGTTACAGAGATATTGCAGAAGATCTAGGAGTAGAGCTGAGTGTAAGTAAATGGGGACCAAGTGGTTCAATATATTTCTCTGAAAAGGTTCCCAAAAACTATAAAGAATTTATAAGGATGGACTTTAGCAGGTGGTTCACGTATTTCTATGTTATGTTGTCAAAAGGAGTAATACCCATGGGAGGATTCAACGAACAATGGACAGTATCAATAAAGCATAGTGAAGAAGACATATTAAAACACATAGAAGTAGCAGAGGAAGCAATAAAGAAAGCAAAAGATACTAAGACTAATATGTCAATAGAGGAATCGTTCTGAGGTAGATGCTTAATGAGGCAAATAGACGCTTTAAAATCTCCCAGATTCACTCAGGTCTCCACATTCGGAAGGCTCCCACTGTGTCAAAAGTTAAATGACGGAGAAGCGGTGTTCATAGGTATACCATTTAATGATGCAACTAGTTATAGACCGGGCGCTAGATTCGGTCCCGCTGGAATTAGGCAAGGATCAAGACTATTAAGACCCTATAACCAATTCATGGACGTATATCCGTTTGACTCCCTTAATGTATGCGATATGGGAGATATTAACATAATCCCCGGGTATATTGAAGATACGATGAAAGTAATAGAAGAGGAACTACTAAAAATAGATGCAATACCGTTTATAGCAGGGGGAGATCATTCAATAACTCTCCCGATATTAAGAGCGATGTATAAAAAACATGGAAAAATTAACCTTATCCATTTAGATTCACACTACGACTTCTGGGACTCTTACTGGGGTAAAAAATATACGCATGGAACATGGCTAAGAAGGGCGCTAGAAGAAGGGATCCTTAATGAAGTAGTACAAATGGGGATCAGGGGTTCAGTGTATTCTAAAGACGATGTAGAAGATTCCAAAAAACTAGGTGTGAAAAGTTTTACAATAAGGGATCTCAAATATAGATTAAAGGAGGTTCTTAAAGAGTTACCTTCAGGTAAGACTTATGTATCGGTGGACATAGACGTAGTGGATCCCGCTTTCGCTCCGGGAACCGGGACTCCAGAGGTAGGAGGACTTACCAGCTTTGAGGTAATAGAAATCATAAGGAGTTTTAACTTTAATATTATAGGTTTTGATGTTGTTGAAATTTCTCCGCCCTATGATGTGAGCGAATTAACATCAATGTTAGGAGCTAATATAATCTTTGAGGGTCTTAGCGTTTTAGCAAAGAGGAGGTAGGATTTTTCCTTTTCTGAGTAGTATCCCATAAAAACGTAGTATTTTCTAGTGATTATAATAATAAGTCGTAGCAGATCGAGAAAACTAGTAGTTACTTTTTAATGACTTTCATAATGTATTAAAATAATATTGTTATACTTAGTTAGAAAATAAAGGGGAGTGTTCTCAAACAGTCACCAAATTCGAAAATCATTTGTAATATTATATCAGTTTACTCCTAATATACTGTACCCCCTTCAAGTAAGCCTCGTTCAAGGGAGTTCTCTGCCTTGAATAAACTACCGGGTACATGACATTCAACAAGGCTAGACTATACTCAACTATCCCCACGTCCCTATTAACAGCCCTCGTGTCCCTTGCCAACCTAGCCAAGTGGGCCCTACAGTAAGAATGATAACTCTCCACAGTGTAAGTATACTCCTTACCCACTACGTGGTTGTCGAGTACTTGGTAAACTGAATAACCGTCAGTGTAGTACACCCTACTCTCGGGTAGGGAGTTCTAGAGGAAGCTGAAAGTCCTATAACCCCTATCACCCGTGATAAAGAAGGGTACACCATCTGCCAACGCGTTCCATATCCACAAGTCTTCCCTCTTTTGCCCATGTCTGGCCCACACGTAAGTCCAACTCTCGTCGAGCACTGTAGCTTTTGCCGTGAAACCCTCTAATCGTCCTTGCAAGAGTAGTAGGTAAGCATACGCTTCTACCCCTTTCCTCCTTATAAAGCTGTATATCGTAGTTAACGGTTTCCCTTCGACCCTCGCTATCCCCCTCATGCTCATCCTATTCGTGTATTCTTTCAATACCCTCTCTTTTTGTTCCTTGCTCATCTTGTGGTTGGTCGCTTGGTAGGACGTCTTCTCGCAAGTCTTGCACTTGTATTTTGTTTTTCCTCTAGCTGATCGTCCTTTACTACTCTGTTTGATTTGCACGAGGGGCATGGTGGTCTTTCTCCTCTCCTCCTCTTTATCCCGAGTTTTTTAGTGTAGTAGTATAGTGTTGATGGTGGTGTCCCTAACTTGGTGACTTGTACTCCTAGTAAGTATGCTGCTATTGTGTAAGCGAGGTCTTCCGGCTCGTGTTTTCTCGGCTTAAATTCCTTAAAGCCGAGGGTATTAGCTGTGTAGGGTTACGAGGTCCATCTCGTAGACCCCTTAAAATCTCGTGACCCTTGCACATAAGTGTTTCTAAAGTAATGTTTGCCTTTATACTTCTAGCCCTTTCCTGCGAGTAGTGTTAGAAAGGATAGTTTTTAGGGAGTGTTCTCAAACAGTCATGAAATTCGATAAGTTTTTGTAATATTATATCAGTTTACTCCTAATATACTGTACGCCCTCCAAGTAAGCCTCGTTCAACGGAGTTTTCTCCCTCGAGTAAACTACCGGGTACATGACATTCAACAAGGCAAGACTATACTCAATTATCCCCACGTCCTTGTTAACGGCCCTCGTGTCCCTTGCCAACCTAGCCAGGTGGGCCCTACAGTAAGAATGATAACTCTCCACAGTGTAAGTGTACCTCTTACCCACGACGTGGTTGTCGAGTACTTGGTAAACCGAGTAACCGTCAGTGTAGTATACCCTACTCTCGGGTAGGGAGTTCTGGAGGAAGCTAAAAGTCATGTAATCCCTATCACCCGTGATAAAGAAGGGCACACCATCTGCCAACGCATTCCATACCCACAAGTCTTCCCTCTTTCGCCCACGCCTGACCCCCACATAAGTCCAACTCTCGTCAAGCACTGTAGCTTTTGCCGTGAAACCCTCCAGTCGCCCTTGCAAGAGTAGTAGGTAAGCATACGCTTCTACCCCTTTCCTCCTTATAAAGCTGTATATTGTCGTTAACGGTTTCCCTTCGACCCTCGCTATCCCCCTCATGCTCATCCTATTCGTGTATTCTTTCAGTACTCTCTCCTTTTGTTCTTTACCCATCTTGTGGTTAGTAGCCTGGTAAAACGTCTTCCCACAAGCCTTACACTTGTATTTTGTTTTTCCTCTAGATGAGCCGTTCTTTACTACTCTGTTTGATTTGCACGAGGGACAAGGTGGCCTTTCTCCTCTCCTCCTCTTTACCCCGAGTTTTTTAGTGTAGTAGTATAGTGTTGACGGTGGTATCACTAACTTGGTGACTTGTACTCCTAGTAAGTATGCTGCTATTGCGTATGCGAGGTCTTCCAGCTCGTGTTTTCTCGGCTTAAAATTTAAATCCCTTAAAACCAAGAGTATTAATTGTGCAAGGGTTACGAGGTTCATCGTGTGGATCCCCATAAATCTCGTGACCCTTGCACATAAGTGTTTCTAAAGTAATGTTTGCTCTCATTATTTCTAGCTCTTTCCCGCAAGTAGAGCTAGAAAGGATAGTTTTTATAAATACTCTATTATTTTTACAAATACTTTTCGAATTTGGTGACTGTTTGAGAACACTCCCAGTTTTTATAAATACTCTATTATTTTTACTAATACTTATCGAATTTGGTGACTGTTTGAGAACACTCCCGATTAGTTCAATTCTTAGAAAATATTTCTATCTTATAGGTGGGATCACTCCAAAAATTAGCACATAATATCGTTATTTTTATAAGGAGTTTATTGAAAACTTTCTTTTATACAAACCGTAATAAACATAAATTATTAAGTTTAACGGTACTTCCTTATAATTTATATAATGTAATACAACCGAGTCATGATTTCTCTAGCTTAAAATTGCTTACCTTAGAGGCCCAAAAATCATTTTACAAAACACAATGTGGCCGAGCCTTTCCTCGTCTCTACCCGAGAGTTGGGTATTCCGCTCCTTCACCTTAGTCCCCAGCGATACTCGTCTACCCCTTTACCCACTTTCAAAGGGTAGGGTAAGTAAGGGGTCCTTCAGGCTGTTCTTGTTATTGCTACTCCTACCAGGTAATATTACCGTCTGATACAGTGTTCGATTGGACTCCTGAGACCACTTTTAAATTCATTTGAATTAAATTCAGGTGATGAATTTGAGGGGTCTAAGGTATTGGGACTGTTCTCATGCAGTCATGAAATTCGAAAATTATTTGTAATATTATATCAAATTAACGCAGTGTGTTTAATCGTCTTCAAATGACCTCATTTAAGGGTGTAGCCTCTCTCAAGAAAACACAAGGGTAAATAACTTGTGCTTTTTAGACCTACCTACGAGGACATCACAACCTTTATACATATAATGTTTTAAAAAACAATATTTTCCCTTTACAATTCTAGGTCTTTTCAATAGTTCAAGATAGTAAAAATAATTTTTATAAATACTCTAATATTTTTACAAATACTTTTCGAATTTGGTGACTGTTTGAGAACACCCCCCAAGGTATTAAGGAGGTGTATGGCCATGCTGTGTGTACTCACATTCATAGTACACTTAGTTAGAGCGTGAAGGACAACACGGAGTCTGAGACCACGTAATGGCCTCTAGTGAGATAAGGAAAAAAGTCCTTTGCCCTTTAAAGCCCGAAGCATATACAAATTTTATAACTTTCTAAAACTATTTTATAGTATGCAACTTAAAATTGAAGAAGTAATAGAGCTTATCTATAGAATTTTCAAGAAAATAACTTATGACCAATACGCAGTATATATTTCGGAAGAGCTAGCGGAGTCTGAGGTTGACGGGCACCCGGACCACGGCTTACAACTAATCCCATATTACTTAGAGCTGGCTAAGGGTAATCCCGTAGATATAGGTGGAACAAAGGTCCGCCCTATTAATCCTAAGGCTGAGGTGGAGATCAAGGGAGAAAACTTAGTCGAAGTAAACGGTAACTTTACCTTTGGGCAAGTGGTTTTGAGGAAGACTGTCGAATACTTAGTAAAGAAGGACTTAGAATATTACGTTATCTTTGGGAAAAATGTAAGCCATATAGGTAGGTTAGCGACCTTTACCAGGCGGTTAGGAGCTAAAGGATATATAAGTATCATTATGGCTAGGAGCCCCCCACTGATGGCCCTAAAGGGGATGACAAGAAGGGTCGTAGGTAATAACCCGATAAGTATAGGTTCACCTGAACTGGTAATAGATACAGCACTTAGTGTTACCTCTTTCGGTAATGCTTTACATAAGCTTATAAGAGGGGAAAAATTCGATGAAGAAGTCATCGTGGATAAGGACGGGAACTTGAGCAGGAACCCAGAGGATCTGATAAAGGGTGGTTCTCTATTACCCATAGGTGGATATAAAGGTTTTAACCTAGCTTTAGGGATAGATTTGATAACCTCTAGTTTTGCCGAAGACACAGACGTGAATCCCTTTTTTGCTGTGGCTTTCAAAAATAGAGGTGACGCTGCAAAAAAGGTGATCCCTAAGCTTCCTAAGGGCTACCCCTTATTAGTGAAAAAGAGAAAGGAGGTGATCGAAGTTGAAGAATCCGTCTGGAATAAATTAAAGGAGTTAGCTTAAGGGCTATGCATGGCGTATGCTAAAGGATCTTTTACTAAAAAGTGCGAAACCAT belongs to Stygiolobus caldivivus and includes:
- a CDS encoding saccharopine dehydrogenase family protein, encoding MKVSVLGGSGLIGRVITKELLRKHEVNVVDIIRPPYKEVDYIYGDLNNVDDIANKIKNSDYVINSAQYYFNLNAMKASLKAGVNYIDLGGLYWMTRKQLELNDEFEREGLLALVGMGAEPGVTNVIAKYIYNRFGTPEAINLRDGWINYSEKIDWSIDTQMDEMVMDAPVFENGEYKYYKPLSKSEEVDFTIGRIKVYLTIHSELATFPSSFEGVKYVDWMEGGTGFEQVAFLSRLFGDDAEVMGIKARRYLKELLRSKGLLGYNNEKPNEMEACKVIFKYLNKEVSMEFISGPKGEFDGTQYVTGISPVITVDMKVEGRGVLPPEKVIDSEIFLNRLKEKEVKLIYSEKIML
- a CDS encoding APC family permease, whose protein sequence is MESKRVFIRETSGLVREVSPWSSMLATFALVTGGVPILIISWLWLAPGINWTLAFLITLVPTLSMAFLFYLAGVSMPRAGGDYVFNSRATHPSIGFVNYFALFVAFALSLGLYSYLGARWFAYLFSGLGMFLNNNGLMNLGSFFSSTTGSVIVGLLIIAISAILSVSNRTVWKFTLVSGIISIITTIIMFYALYTINPTEFSNSLSAFTGINNAYQEVISYSTSNGLSFVANPVTAAVLGIPVIWYYYTWYNLPASWAGEMKNIRINVLYSIIVAILIIAVYYILFTQLNINAFGERFLTSWGYISCNGLNDTVYNSLSSIGTFTPFFALLVDKSIPLYIIMFIAFWLPNFYSNPPLIVGLTRYLFAWSFDRLMPEWMADVNERFHIPLKSTLLVSIVGLIGVLLYAYVPVISIVDVTVIFEISYAVFAISAALMPYYRKNIYNNAVPIKRKILGIPLVTWIGVPTFAFLIYALYITWGNPILLPINLPTLASLAIIYGLGSALYIYSYYANRSKGLELDLVFKEIPPE
- a CDS encoding Ldh family oxidoreductase yields the protein MQLKIEEVIELIYRIFKKITYDQYAVYISEELAESEVDGHPDHGLQLIPYYLELAKGNPVDIGGTKVRPINPKAEVEIKGENLVEVNGNFTFGQVVLRKTVEYLVKKDLEYYVIFGKNVSHIGRLATFTRRLGAKGYISIIMARSPPLMALKGMTRRVVGNNPISIGSPELVIDTALSVTSFGNALHKLIRGEKFDEEVIVDKDGNLSRNPEDLIKGGSLLPIGGYKGFNLALGIDLITSSFAEDTDVNPFFAVAFKNRGDAAKKVIPKLPKGYPLLVKKRKEVIEVEESVWNKLKELA
- the speB gene encoding agmatinase, whose protein sequence is MRQIDALKSPRFTQVSTFGRLPLCQKLNDGEAVFIGIPFNDATSYRPGARFGPAGIRQGSRLLRPYNQFMDVYPFDSLNVCDMGDINIIPGYIEDTMKVIEEELLKIDAIPFIAGGDHSITLPILRAMYKKHGKINLIHLDSHYDFWDSYWGKKYTHGTWLRRALEEGILNEVVQMGIRGSVYSKDDVEDSKKLGVKSFTIRDLKYRLKEVLKELPSGKTYVSVDIDVVDPAFAPGTGTPEVGGLTSFEVIEIIRSFNFNIIGFDVVEISPPYDVSELTSMLGANIIFEGLSVLAKRR
- a CDS encoding IS1 family transposase; the encoded protein is MGIHTMNLVTLAQLILLVLRDLNFKPRKHELEDLAYAIAAYLLGVQVTKLVIPPSTLYYYTKKLGVKRRRGERPPCPSCKSNRVVKNGSSRGKTKYKCKACGKTFYQATNHKMGKEQKERVLKEYTNRMSMRGIARVEGKPLTTIYSFIRRKGVEAYAYLLLLQGRLEGFTAKATVLDESWTYVGVRRGRKREDLWVWNALADGVPFFITGDRDYMTFSFLQNSLPESRVYYTDGYSVYQVLDNHVVGKRYTYTVESYHSYCRAHLARLARDTRAVNKDVGIIEYSLALLNVMYPVVYSREKTPLNEAYLEGVQYIRSKLI
- a CDS encoding aspartate aminotransferase family protein; translated protein: MLSQYISKTPKSKVLFEENKEFMPYGVSSNYRYFDPYPLYLVRGKGSKVWDIDGNEYTDYNLGFGVLEVGHANERIIEVISDTIKDSSIMGFEYYKTGTLAKIICQRYGIDMVRFSSSGTEATMHSIRLARAFTKRKKIIKFEGHYHGSHDQLLVNVNPLKVGGKVPSSSGIPDEVIQNTIIVDWNDIDSFEKVAKEDIAAVIMEPVAMNMGLIPTDKEFMKSVFELSKDKGFLVIFDETKTGGKFYNGAAGYFGVKPDIIILGKAIAGGLPLSVIGGKREIMELIGPGKVAHGGTFNANTLSVNASIVTLRELLTESAFYQLHRLSDMLEIGYRDIAEDLGVELSVSKWGPSGSIYFSEKVPKNYKEFIRMDFSRWFTYFYVMLSKGVIPMGGFNEQWTVSIKHSEEDILKHIEVAEEAIKKAKDTKTNMSIEESF
- a CDS encoding FAD-binding oxidoreductase yields the protein MSVFIYLTKQGIEVSQDPKIVEDKSKDWSFVSPLLSEYTSLKADAVAFPKNEDEVMSIVEFALQMHIPLIPRGAGYGTVGGLIPLRGGLIVDMTKMNKIREYEDYVEAEAGAKFSFNARVYPTIYQKTTVGGYFCGGSWGIGSYEYGPNWDQVIEVTMVNPKGKLVTLKGGDIKIAAHAEGTTGIVTQLKILKREDTNDTSKLFLFDTYQDAIKFIQKIYEDEIPLYHITLRSPEIAKLTEKSTGFSTDKWQVLIAYPENREIKLEGGYDGTMLWSRRNLFFAAVYVTSNMLMKGIYYNQYHIPIEELSEWITKTREINPIIESEFANDWKGHTYFIVQGRERFNKLLELFSESSFNLHSMYINDRLPREHVSKIVNYKKTYDKEDLFNPGKVKF